Part of the Deinococcus cellulosilyticus NBRC 106333 = KACC 11606 genome is shown below.
TGATGTCAAAACGCATTCTGTTCGTGCTCACCAGCCATGACGACCTTGCAGGCCTTCGCAAAACAGGGTTTTATGTTTCCGAAGCCGCCCATCCTTTCCATGTCTTCAAGCAGCATGGATACCAGATCGACTTTGTGAGCCCTCTGGGAGGCAAAGCACCCATCAATGGCCTGAACCTTGAAGACCCCCAGCAGAAAGCCTTCATTGAAGACCCAGAAGTGGCCCAGAAGCTGAACGACACAATGACGCCCGATCAGGTGAATCCTGCAGATTACGAAGCGATTTTTTACGTGGGTGGCCACGGGACCATGTGGGACTTCAAGGACAACACCGAACTGGCCCGGATTGCTGCCAGCATTTACGAGCAGGGTGGCGTGGTTTCGGCAGTCTGCCATGGTCCCGCAGGCCTGGTGAACATTCGCCTCTCAGATGGTCAATCCCTTGTGGCAGGCAAAAACGTTGCTGCCTTCACCAATGCAGAAGAGGCTGCCCCAGGCCTCACCGGTGTGGTGCCCTTCCTGCTGGAAAGTGCGCTGATTGAGCGTGGAGCAAACCACATTCCTGCTCCCCTGTGGGCCAACAATGTGCAGGTTTCAGAACGTCTGGTCACAGGGCAGAATCCAGCCTCTGCAACGGGTGTGGCAGAGGCTGTGGTGAAGTTGCTTGAAAAACAACCTGCCCAGGTCTAAATTCCAGCTTTGACCATCAAAAAGAGGATCAGGACAGGTTTTCGCACACTCCCCTGTCCTGATCCTCTTTTGTGTTTTATGGGCTGTGCTTACAGGGCTTCAAACACCCCAGCGGCACCCATGCCTCCACCAATGCACATGGTCACCACGCCGTACTTGCCTCCACGGCGCTTCAGTTCGTGCAGGATGGTGGCGGTGAGTTTTGCACCAGAGCAACCCAGGGGGTGACCCAGCGCAATGGCTCCACCGTTCACGTTCAGTTTTTCTTCCGGGATGCCCAGTTCACGCACCACTGCGAGGGCCTGGGCCGCAAAAGCCTCGTTCAGCTCAAACAGGTCAATGTCGTCCATGGTCAGACCCACCTGCTGCAGCACTTTGGGCACAGCTTTGACAGGCCCGATGCCCATGTACTCGGGCTCCACGCCGCCCACCGCAAAGCCCAGGAAACGCCCGATGGGTTGCAGTCCGAGTTCATCGGCTTTCTCGCGGCTCATGATCAGGACCGCAGCAGCACCATCGCTGAAAGGGCTGGCATTGCCTGCAGTGACACTTCCACCCTGTTTGAAGGCGGGTTTCAGGCCTGCCATGCTTTCCAGGCTTCCATCTTTGCGGATCAGTTCGTCGTTCTCAAACAGGACCGTTTCACTGACCACTTTGGTTCCCTTGTATTTGTCCACCCGGACAGGCACAGGCACCACTTCGTCTTTGAACTTGCCCTCTTCCTGGGCTTTTGCAGCTTTCTGGTGGCTGGCCAGAGCAAACCTGTCCTGGTCCTCACGGCTGATGCCGTATTTTGCAGCAATGTTTTCTGCAGTCAGACCCATGCCGATGTATGCACCAGGACGGGTGTCCATCAGGGTGGGGTTGGGGCTGGGGTTGTGTCCACTCATGGGCACCATGCTCATGGATTCCACGCCTCCGGCCAGCATCACATCGGCCTGACCGGTCTGGATCGCAGCACCCGCCATGGCAATGGTCTGCAGCCCAGAAGAGCAGAACCGGTTGATGGTCACTCCACCCGTGGTGTCAGGAAAACCTGCACGCAGGGCGGCCAGACGGGCAATGTTCAGGCCCTGCTCGGCTTCGGGAATGGCACACCCGAGATACACATCTTCCACCAGGGCTTTGTCGATTCCGGCACGCTTGACGGCTTCCTCCAGAGCGAGGGCAGCCAGATCATCTGGGCGGGTGTTGGCCAAGGTTCCTTTGATTCCTCTTCCTACCGGAGTCCGGACGGCACTCACGATCACAGCTTCGCGCATAATGCTTCTCCTTCTCAGGGCTGATGCCTGAGTCAAACTGAATCTCGAAACTTGAAGTCGGGTTCCTGGATCACAAACAGGTCCTGTCGGTAGACATCAACCATTGCCACATTGACTGCCACTTTGTGAAAAATCCAGACACCCTCACTTGAGGTTTTGCGAGAATACTCAAAGCAGTAAACCTTTTCGGATTCAAGTCCAAAGGTTTTCCTGATATAGCCTCTGCAATATGTGGCATGGTATCTGTCCTCTTCTCGCTCGAAACGGACTTCTCCATAAGCAAAAGGAGAAAGGAAACGATCGTGGGATTCAAAAACATCTCTTCCTTTGAATCTTTCACTGGAAGACAAAACATGGGTATGGAGCAGTGTTTTGTCTTCCTTGTCCAGCAATGCAGGAAGTTTTACGGCCAGAGGAAGACGATTCACCAGAGCACCACCTTCAGCACCTCTGTGTTTCTTTCCCCAGCTGATTGAAACCACCTGAACCACCAATAGCATGCGTTTCTCTCCTGCCTTCTGCAAATCCCCTATCAATTCCTCAGCGGTTTCCCCGTCTTCAGCATGTGTGCAATCCTCTCCTGCGTCTTGCGCTTGCCGCACAGATAAAGGAAGTTCTCCCGTTCCAGATCCAGCAGGAATTGCTCGCTTACACGGGCGTTTCTGTTGTTGGTGCGTCCACCACAGAGCACACGGGCCACAGCCAGAGAGACTTCCTGATCGTGTTCGCTGGCAAATCCACCTTCCACCATGCCGTAGAGGGCACTTCGGATGGCTGCGTAGCCGTTTTCGCCCATGACGGGGATGTCCTGTCTGGGGGTGGGAGCCACGTAATTGCGAGCGAGTTCGAGAACTTTGGCCTTGGCATCCTGAATCAGGCGATCCCGGTTCATGCTGATGCCGTCGCTGTCGCGCAGGTAGCCCAATTTTTTGGCTTCCAGTGCGCTGGTGCTGGTTTTGGCCAGTGCAATGGTTTCAAAGGCGCGTTGCAGAGCAGGAAGCAGAGGTGCATTCGCAGGAAGTTCATCCACGAAACGCAGGTACATTTCCTTGGTTCCACCACCACCGGGAAGGAGACCCACACCGACCTCCACCAGGCCCATGTAGGTTTCTGCACTGGCCTGGGTGTGATCGCCATGCAGGGAGAACTCACAGCCACCCCCGAGGGTCAGGTTGAAGGGGGCCACAACGGTGGGGTGTGGGCTGAAGCGCAGGGAGGTGGTGGCACGCTGGAACTGGCGGATTGCCATGTCGATTTCGTCCCAGTCCCCGTTCTGGGCATTCATCAGGATCAGAGGGAGGTTGGCTCCAGCACTGAAGTTGTCTCCCTGGTTGCCCATCACGAGGCCCACAAAGCCCTGTTCTTCGATGATCTTGTGCGCGGTGAAGACCATGTTGATGGCGTCTTCTCCCAGACTGTTCATCTTGCTGTGGAATTCCAGCAAGAGCACACCATCGCCAATGTCCACCAGACTGGCACCAGGTCGAGATTTAACCACTCTGGTGGCGTCTTTCTTGAGGTCCTTGAGGATCATGTAGGGGGCCTCGTACTTCTCAGGCTGTCCCTTCACATCCACCACTTCACCGTCCTGGTAGAAGGAGGTGCGCCCGCTGTCTTTCATGGCCTGCAAGAGAGGTGGCAGGGTGCGACCCTCTTTTTCCAGATAGGAGATCACGTTCTGTACGCCCAGGGCGTCCATGGTCTCGAAAGGACCCATCTCCCAGCCAAAACCCCATTTGAGGGCGTTGTCGATGTCCACAATGGTGTTGGAGACATTCCCGGCCATTTTCGCGGCGTACCAGAAGGTGTCCATCATGACTTTGCGCATGAATTCGCCGTACTTGCCTGGCAGCTGGGTCAGGCCTTTGATGCGCTCAGGGAGAGGTTGACCTTTGATGGGTTCGAGTTCCGCCAGACGGGTTTTGCCCTTGTTGACGTACTCCATGGTCTCGGGATCAAGGGTGAGGATGACACTCTTGCCATTTTCCTTGACCTTTTTGTAGAAGCCCTGTCCGGTCTTGTCTCCGAGGCGCTTCTGTTCAATCATCTGCAGGAACATGGGGGTGAGGGTGAAGTCCTCATCTTCAGGGGTGGCTTTTTGCAGGTCGCCAGCCACATGAAACAGCACGTCCAGACCGGTCAGGTCAGCGGTGCGCATGGTGGCGCTCTTGGGGCGTCCCATGATGGGTCCGGTCAGGGCGTCCACCTCATCGATGGAGATTCCGGTGTCCTGCATGTGCTTGAGGGTGCGCACCATCCCGTAGACCCCGATGCGGTTGGCCACAAAGCCAGGAACATCATTGGCATTCACAATGCCTTTTCCGAGCACCTTGTCGCCAAATTCGGAGATGGTTTTGACCACGTCGGGATCGGTGCTGGGGGTGGGGATCACTTCCAGAAGGTGCAGGTATCTGGGAGGGTTGAAGAAGTGGGTGCCCACAAACTGGCGTTTGAAAGCATCGCTGCGCCCTTCAATCTGCAGGTGCATGGGGATGCCCGAACTGTTGCTGGACACAATGGTGGTGGGTTTCACCAGACCGTCCAGTTTTTCCCACAGGGCTTTTTTGGCGTCAAGCTTCTCAATGATGGCTTCCACAACCCAGTCCACGTTTGCGAGGTCTTTCAGGTTGTCTTCGAGGTTGCCGATTCTGATCAGTTTGGCCCGGTCTTTATCCATAAAGGCGGCTGGACTGGCTTTCAGGGCACGGTCCAGACCCTGTTTGGCAAGGAAGTTGCGGTCTTTCTGGTCAGGGAGCACGATGTCGAGCAGCAGGGTGGGAATGCCAGCATTGGCCAGGTGGGCCGCAATGGCAGCACCCATGGTCCCTGCTCCAATCACGGCAGCGGTTTTTACTTTCATGAGGTCATCTCCTCTTGTGAAAATTGAACTAAGTATAATTTTAGGCCGTATCCAGATTTTTGTCCAGTGGGTCCAGCCACCTGAACAGCATGTTCCATTTCCAGAGACATGCACACCCGGGCAAAGACAAAGCCTCCCACGACAGGGAACAGATCAGACAAGAGGGGAGCGCATCCAGCATACCCATTTGTGCCCACAGACATCATGAACCTCACTTCAATTGATGAGGAGAACCTCAAGAATTCGGCCCTGCAACTGTAAAAAAGCTCCAAGAGTCCAGTGCAGCAACTTCCTAGACTGACCCTATGGGACTCCTAGACTCACTTGGACAGCTTCTCGGAAACAACAGCAACATCCTCAGAATTCTCTTCATGCTGCTGCAGCAATCTGGAGGCCTCGAAAACCTGCTCTCCAAACTTCAACGTGGCAATGAAAGCACCCGACATGCCGTCGGGAGCTGGGTCAATACAGGTCCAAACGCCCAGATCAGTGTGCCTGAACTTGAAAGTGCCCTCGGCCCTGAAACCATTGACAAAGTCTCTGGTCAAACCGGAATGGACCGCAATGAACTCTTAACCCTGGTCGCCCAGAACCTGCCCCAGTTCATTGACCAGCTCACCCCGGACGGCAGCGTCAACCACAACACCCATGCCCTGGTCACCCAGGCCCAGGAAAAACTGGACGTTCCCCGCCTATGAAAAAAAGTGCCACACCCCGGGTCACGGTGTACGGCACCTCCTGGTGCAGCGACGTGCGCGGCATCCGTGCATATCTGGAGACCATCGGGGTGCGGTACACCTACATCGACATTGAGCAGGATGAAGCAGCAGCCATGTTGCTGGAAAAACTTTATGAAGGGAAAAGGCGCATTCCAACCGTTGCCATCGGGCAGGATTATCGCCATGTGCCCAGAATCTGGGACCTGAACGTGATGCTGAACCAGCACGGACTGCTGGACATTCGCGCGGGGTGATTACGCCACCCGCCGCGCCGCCACCCAGGTCAGCAGTGACACCCCGACCAGCATCAGGAAGGTCAGTTTGAGGGGAATGTCCAGGGCAAGGTCTGCATTTTTGCTCCATGCCACCAGTGCTCCGCCAATGCCTGCAGATAGGGCGGCCAGCAGCACTTCTGCACTGTTGAGCTGAGAGGAGACCTTGCCGGATTCGCCTTCTTTCACCTGTCCCAGAATGATCAGGCTGTTGGTGGCGTAGCCCAGACCCATGCCGAGTCCGGCCATGGCCCACCCCAGCACCACAGTCAGACTGGGAAGCAAACCGACAATGCTCAGACCTGAGATGGCAATGCCCACGGTGAGCAGGGCCATGCCCAGTCGCACCCTGAAGACCCTGCGTTCAGGGCCTTCTCTGGAATCCATGCGGGCCTGAAGAATGGAGCCCACTGACCAGGAGACGCCCCCCACGGTGAGCAGCAGACCCGCCTGGGTGACCGTAAACTTCTGGATCTCGATCAGTCCAAGAGGCATGAAGGCTTCCGATCCAAAGAAAGCAAAGGCACTGCATCCCCTCACGATGATCCCTGAGGGAATGCCCCTTGCAAAGCGGAAAATGCCTGAGGGCAGAATTTCACGGGAGGCGAGTGCAGTGAGCAGCACCCCTGTGAGGGTGACTGGCCACATCCAGATGCTCTGCTGCCAGGAGAGCCCGGCCAGCAACACGGCGGCCCCAACGGCAAGCAAAATGCTGAACCCAAAACGCCGGACATTGAAAGGAGGCGGGTTGCCGACTGGCTTTGTGGAATGCTGCAGGGTGGGGATGGTCAGGAAACCCACCAGAATCAGCAGGGGCACCACACTGTAGAACACCATGTGCCACGAGGAGGCTGCAGCAATTGTGCTTGCCAGAATCGGGCCAAACAGTGAGGGCAGCACCCAGGCACTCGAAATGCTGGCCAGCAGTTTTGCCCTGAGGTGATCGGGATAAAGCTGGCTCATGATGCTGAAGGGCACAGCATTGAGACCTCCAGCTCCAAATCCTTGCAGGAAACGGCCCAGGACAAAAGCCGCCATGTGTCCTGCAGACCCTGCCACCACCAGTCCCAGACCGAAAATCAACAGGAAGATGGCGAAGGGTTTTGCTGACCCCATGCGGTCGATGAGTTCTCCACCAACAATGGTGCCAATGATGTTGCTGAGCAGAAAAGCACTGAACGCCCAGCCATAGTAACTGAGACCATCCAGAGACTTCGCCACCTCAGGAAGAATGGTGGCCACGGCCATGGCTTCAAAAGCGGTGGTCAGGATGGCCAGCAACAGCCCAATGGTGACATTGCGGTATCTGGGGCTGAACAGGCTGCGGTCTTCTGGGGGCATGGTGGGGAGGGAGGACATCGTGGGGTCAGCCTGACACATTCTGTATCCAGGATGCATCGACCATTACGCTTAATGGACAGGACCACACTTCGTTCGGCCCAAAATCAAAGTTTCAGTGTTGTTATGGGGGTTTTCCCCATTGACAGATGAAAAAACCGTTACATTCTAAGTACATAGTAAGAACACTGTCAGTGCAGAATTGTTACACAGGAGTCAGATGCTCTTCGGACAATTCTCTTCTGGATGCTGCATCATCCACACCTCAACCCACCTGCAAGGGTGCCTGAAACGCACCTCAACATCACCTGAGGGATAGGAGCTGGTCACATGAAGATCAACAACTACAGTGTCGAAGTCAAACAGGAGCTGTCCGACGAGGAATTTGTCATCCTGGCAAGCAATCTCACCACCAACATCCTGCACGACAGCATGGTCTACTCCAAGCCCGTCACCGTGCAGCACAACGACGAGAACAAAAAATGTCTGGTGGCCTCTCTGGAACGCCTGCGCAGTGACGTTCCGCTGTCCAACAGCCCATCCAACGGCAATGAGCTGAAGGTGGACTTCGCAGAAATCTGGGAATGAATCAAAATCAAAAATCCAGCCAGCCTTTATGGGGCTGGCTTTCTTTTTTGGAATGCAAGAGGCCGAGGGCCGAGAGCAGACCACTTTACAGCGCATTTCAAGTCAAGAGAGGGTTAAAGACATCCTGCACCAATCGTGGCTTGAAGGCTGAAGTTGGATTCTTGCTTCATTGATCCAGGGAAATCTAATGTCGGGGTTGAGCAACAGAGGAGCCCACACAGCTGCTCAAGACAAGATTTCGTCTTTTCAGTGGCCCTCGGCTCTCGGCTGTACAAAGCCTTCTGCTTCACCTGATGTGCGTCACCAGCACACCAATGCCCTCAACTTCGACCTCCACGCGGTCTCCCCTGTTCAGCGGTCCAACGCCATCGGGGGTGCCTGTGATGACCACATCTCCGGGTTCCAGGGTCATAAAAGCAGAAACGTATTCCAGCACGGTGGGGATGTCGAAGATCATCTGTTCGGTGTTACCGTCCTGGCGGGTTTCTCCGTTCACGCGGGTCATCACCTGCAGGTGAAAGGGGTCAAGTTCGGTTTCGATCCAGGGACCGAGCGGGCAGAAGTGGTCGGCGCTCTTGCCTCTGAACCACTGCAGGTCTGAACGCTGTTTGTCTCTGGCGGTGATGTCCAGTGCGCAGGTGTAACCATAAACATAATCCAGCGCGTCTTCTTTGCGGATGTGTTTTGCACGTCGAGAGATGACCAGGCCAAGTTCACCTTCAAAGTGCAGGTTCTCGGTCCAGGAGGGGTACTCCACTTCCTGCTCAGGGTCTGCCAGGGTGTTGGGGGCTTTGAGGAAGAGTCCGGGCTCTTTGGGCAGGTCCCCAGTGGCGGGCATGTTGCCCAGTTCCTTGATGTGATCGGCATAATTGCGGCCCACGCAAACAATCTTGCTGGGAGTTGCTGGTGCGAGGAGTTTCACCTGGGTGGCGTCAAAATTGACTGCAGTCCGTTCTCCCATGAATCCGGTCAGGACGTGAACAAGCTGGTGGTCGAGCTCTCCCCAGTAGGTGTGGCCGTCTTTTTCAAATCGAACAATGCGCATGTCTCAGCCTCTTTCAGTTGGTTTTGCGCCCATTCTAACCTTTCAGGAGAAAGAGCAGTCCAGAGGTAGCGGAAGGGTTTCTGGAGGCCCCTCACAAACTCATCCAGACCTCTTTATATTGGGTGCATGAAAGCTGCTCCAGTTTTTCTTTCCATGGTCGTGCTCGGTTCTGCTGCACTGGCAGGTGGAGGCCTCCCAGAGAAAACCTCTGCCTGGTACCGCTGCGAAGATGGTACACGTGTTCAGGCGACTTACCACAATCCACCGTCCAGAGAATCTTTTGTGAACCTTCGCTGGAAAAACAAAAGTGTTCAGTTGCCTCTTGCCATTTCTGGAAGTGGAAGCCGTTACTCAGATGGAAAACTGGAATGGTGGGTTGCTGGAAATGCCAGCACAGGCTGGAAAGAAGTGGGCATGCTGCACAGGCTGAATTCCAGGACTGGCCAGATGGATGTTGTGATTTATCAGGAGTGCAAACTGCTTTGAATCCAACTCGGCCTGATGGCGCTTTTCTGCTGTCCATGATTCACCTTCTGTTGCTGAACGCTGACAGCTGACCGCTGAAAGCTTCTCCATAACCGACCCAGAGTCATTTATCTTTTTGACAATTCAGGATATGATGGGTCCCATGTCTGTCCCCAGTTTTGTTCGCACCGACGAAGTCCTTTCCGAGCGTTACACCAGCGCACGGGCGCTCGAACACGAAATGGCACACGGCAACACCGACCTGATCCGTGCCCTTACCATTCTGGGCTGTGTGGGGCCTTTCAAAACCGTCAGTCCCTGGGAATACCAGGACCCCAGCGGAAAACGCCTGATCAACACCGGAGGGTACTCTGCTGTGCCTTTCGGGGATGGCTATCCTCCGCTGGTGCAATTTATGCAGAACTACCTGGAGCACCTGCACACCATCGGCCTTCCACAGCAATCCGCCTCCACCTGGAGGGCTGCACTGGAGCACAATCTGGTGAAACTGCTGGCTTCTCAGGATGCCAGCCATGCAGATTCCAAAGTGTTCTTCTCCAATTCCGGGGCAGAGGCCAACGAGGCCGCCATCAAATTTGCCAAAGCGACCCGTCCAAAGGCCAAACACATCCTGAACTTTCGCAGGGCTTACCACGGCAAGACCCAGATGACCATGTCCCTGACCCCGAATCCAGCGATTCAGAAGGATTTCGGTCCACTGGAGCCCAACATCCACACCCACCCTTATGGGGATCTGGATGCTGTGAAATCCACCATCAAAAAGCTGGGCTCAGACAATGTGGTCGCCATCATTCTGGAGCCTCTGCAAGGTGAAGCAGGGGTGATTCTGCCGCCAGAAGGCTTCCTCAAGGGCATCAGTGACATCTGCCAGGCCACCGGGATCATTTTGATTGTGGATGAGATCCAGTCCGGTCTTGGCCGGGTGGGAAGCTGGTTTGCCAGCATTGATGGGGGCATGAGCCCCGACATCATCACCCTTGCCAAACCTCTGGGTGGGGGAATGTCTGCTGTGGGGGCGACCCTTTACCGCAAATGGATTTTCGACAAAGTGCTGGGAGGGCTGGACTGCAAGCGCCACTCCAACACCTTTGGTGGGAACTCCCTTGCCATGGCGGTGGGCCTGAAATCCCTGGAAATCCTGGTGGATGAAAACCTGCCCGAGCGCTCTGCCCGCATGGGGAAAATTGCACTGGACCGACTGAAGGGCATCCAGCAGAAATACCCCGAGTTCATCACCGAGGTGCGTGGCAAGGGAATGCTGATGGCGATGGTCTTTCGGGACATCTCTAAACTGGGTCTGATCCAGGCCAACAAGGATCTCGCCGAACTGGTGGCAGAAGCATCGGGCCTGCTGGCCCTCAGGCAGTTCTACCAGAATGGCCTGATCCTCAACTTGAGTCTGAACAGCACCCGTACCCTGCGCATGACCCCAGCGCTGACCATGCCTGAAGACCTTTTTAACGAAATGCTGAACCGGGTGGAAGTGACCGCCAGACGCAATCCCAGGGCAAGCCGCCTGCTGGTGAACACTCCACCCAAAACCCTCATGGATCTTGTGAAATTTGCAACGTAAGTGAATTTGTGACAGCCCGGAGTTCCGGGCTGTTCTTTTGTGCATCACACGTCAAGGGCGAAAAGGGGAAGTCAAAACTTCGTTACCGAGGCAGTACCGATTTTGGATGAAAAAAAACAAAATCTGGTAAACCACTTTTAATTTGACTTTTTTCTTGACTGGCACATGAATTTAACGGTTTACGTCTGCTCGCACTTCCCGGTAAACAAGTGGTGTAGTGGGTGTTAAACTTAACCCTAGGAAAATCAAACGGTCCGGTTTAATTCTCGAACCCACATGCAGGTTCATCAAAGGAGTTTGTGCAATGACTACCACTCCCATCGCCCGAGGACTAGAAGGCGTGGTCTTCACCGAGAGTAAACTCACCTTCATTGATGGTGAAAAAGGCATCCTGACCCACCTGGGCATTCCGATCCAGGAATGGGCCGAAAGCTCCAGCTTCGAAGAGCTCTCCTACGCCCTGCTGCACGGCAGACTGCCCAATGCCAAAGAGCTGGACCATTTCGACCACGATCTGCGCCAGCACCGCTACGTTCCCCAGGAACTCATTGAAAACATCAAGCTGTATCCACGCCGCATGAACCCCATGCAGGCCCTGCGCACCGCAGTGAGCCACCTGGGCATGCTGGACCCCCACAGCGAGGACGACACCCACGAAGGCCGTTACCGCATCGGGGTGCACCTGATCGCGCAATTTGCCACCATCATTGCTGCCATTGCCCGCGTGAAGGAAGGCAAAGAGCCCGTGGCCCCCAGAAAAGATCTGGGCCACGCCGCCAACTTCCTGTACATGCTCAAAGGTCACGTCCCCACCGAAGAAGAAGCCCGTCTCTTCGACATGGCCCTGATTCTGCACGCCGACCACAGCATGAACGCCTCCACCTTCACGGCCATTGCCACCATCTCCACCCTGTCTGACATGTACAGTGCCATCACCAGTGCTGTGGGCTCCCTCAAAGGCCCCCTGCACGGTGGAGCCAACGAGGCCGTCATGGACATGCTGGACGACATTGGCAGCCTGAGCCACGTGGACGATTACATTGGCGGCAAACTGGAGCGCAAAGAGAAGATCATGGGCGTGGGTCACCGCGTCTACAAATACTTCGATCCCCGCAGCCGCGTTCTGCGTGATTACGCTGCTCTGGTGGCCGAGAAGCAGGGCAAGAGCAACTACTACCAGATGCTTGAGCGCATCGAAGGCATCGTGCTGGAGAAACTGAGCGCCAAGAAGCTCTACCCCAACGTGGACTTCTACAGTGGTGTGGTGTACTCCGACCTCGGCATCAAGAAGGAGTTCTTCACCCCCATTTTCGCCCTTGCCCGCATCAGTGGCTGGGTGGCCAGTGTGCTGGAGTACGTCGAGCACAACCGCCTGCTGCGTCCCAACGCCCTGTACACCGGTCCTGTGGACCAGCACTACGTCGAAATCGAAAAGCGCTGATTCACATCGCAACAAAGCGCAACACCCCACCCGTGCAGAAATGCA
Proteins encoded:
- a CDS encoding type 1 glutamine amidotransferase domain-containing protein; protein product: MSKRILFVLTSHDDLAGLRKTGFYVSEAAHPFHVFKQHGYQIDFVSPLGGKAPINGLNLEDPQQKAFIEDPEVAQKLNDTMTPDQVNPADYEAIFYVGGHGTMWDFKDNTELARIAASIYEQGGVVSAVCHGPAGLVNIRLSDGQSLVAGKNVAAFTNAEEAAPGLTGVVPFLLESALIERGANHIPAPLWANNVQVSERLVTGQNPASATGVAEAVVKLLEKQPAQV
- a CDS encoding thiolase family protein, giving the protein MREAVIVSAVRTPVGRGIKGTLANTRPDDLAALALEEAVKRAGIDKALVEDVYLGCAIPEAEQGLNIARLAALRAGFPDTTGGVTINRFCSSGLQTIAMAGAAIQTGQADVMLAGGVESMSMVPMSGHNPSPNPTLMDTRPGAYIGMGLTAENIAAKYGISREDQDRFALASHQKAAKAQEEGKFKDEVVPVPVRVDKYKGTKVVSETVLFENDELIRKDGSLESMAGLKPAFKQGGSVTAGNASPFSDGAAAVLIMSREKADELGLQPIGRFLGFAVGGVEPEYMGIGPVKAVPKVLQQVGLTMDDIDLFELNEAFAAQALAVVRELGIPEEKLNVNGGAIALGHPLGCSGAKLTATILHELKRRGGKYGVVTMCIGGGMGAAGVFEAL
- a CDS encoding 3-hydroxyacyl-CoA dehydrogenase/enoyl-CoA hydratase family protein, with product MKVKTAAVIGAGTMGAAIAAHLANAGIPTLLLDIVLPDQKDRNFLAKQGLDRALKASPAAFMDKDRAKLIRIGNLEDNLKDLANVDWVVEAIIEKLDAKKALWEKLDGLVKPTTIVSSNSSGIPMHLQIEGRSDAFKRQFVGTHFFNPPRYLHLLEVIPTPSTDPDVVKTISEFGDKVLGKGIVNANDVPGFVANRIGVYGMVRTLKHMQDTGISIDEVDALTGPIMGRPKSATMRTADLTGLDVLFHVAGDLQKATPEDEDFTLTPMFLQMIEQKRLGDKTGQGFYKKVKENGKSVILTLDPETMEYVNKGKTRLAELEPIKGQPLPERIKGLTQLPGKYGEFMRKVMMDTFWYAAKMAGNVSNTIVDIDNALKWGFGWEMGPFETMDALGVQNVISYLEKEGRTLPPLLQAMKDSGRTSFYQDGEVVDVKGQPEKYEAPYMILKDLKKDATRVVKSRPGASLVDIGDGVLLLEFHSKMNSLGEDAINMVFTAHKIIEEQGFVGLVMGNQGDNFSAGANLPLILMNAQNGDWDEIDMAIRQFQRATTSLRFSPHPTVVAPFNLTLGGGCEFSLHGDHTQASAETYMGLVEVGVGLLPGGGGTKEMYLRFVDELPANAPLLPALQRAFETIALAKTSTSALEAKKLGYLRDSDGISMNRDRLIQDAKAKVLELARNYVAPTPRQDIPVMGENGYAAIRSALYGMVEGGFASEHDQEVSLAVARVLCGGRTNNRNARVSEQFLLDLERENFLYLCGKRKTQERIAHMLKTGKPLRN
- a CDS encoding YidB family protein, encoding MGLLDSLGQLLGNNSNILRILFMLLQQSGGLENLLSKLQRGNESTRHAVGSWVNTGPNAQISVPELESALGPETIDKVSGQTGMDRNELLTLVAQNLPQFIDQLTPDGSVNHNTHALVTQAQEKLDVPRL
- a CDS encoding glutaredoxin family protein; its protein translation is MKKSATPRVTVYGTSWCSDVRGIRAYLETIGVRYTYIDIEQDEAAAMLLEKLYEGKRRIPTVAIGQDYRHVPRIWDLNVMLNQHGLLDIRAG
- a CDS encoding MFS transporter, giving the protein MSSLPTMPPEDRSLFSPRYRNVTIGLLLAILTTAFEAMAVATILPEVAKSLDGLSYYGWAFSAFLLSNIIGTIVGGELIDRMGSAKPFAIFLLIFGLGLVVAGSAGHMAAFVLGRFLQGFGAGGLNAVPFSIMSQLYPDHLRAKLLASISSAWVLPSLFGPILASTIAAASSWHMVFYSVVPLLILVGFLTIPTLQHSTKPVGNPPPFNVRRFGFSILLAVGAAVLLAGLSWQQSIWMWPVTLTGVLLTALASREILPSGIFRFARGIPSGIIVRGCSAFAFFGSEAFMPLGLIEIQKFTVTQAGLLLTVGGVSWSVGSILQARMDSREGPERRVFRVRLGMALLTVGIAISGLSIVGLLPSLTVVLGWAMAGLGMGLGYATNSLIILGQVKEGESGKVSSQLNSAEVLLAALSAGIGGALVAWSKNADLALDIPLKLTFLMLVGVSLLTWVAARRVA
- a CDS encoding fumarylacetoacetate hydrolase family protein, coding for MRIVRFEKDGHTYWGELDHQLVHVLTGFMGERTAVNFDATQVKLLAPATPSKIVCVGRNYADHIKELGNMPATGDLPKEPGLFLKAPNTLADPEQEVEYPSWTENLHFEGELGLVISRRAKHIRKEDALDYVYGYTCALDITARDKQRSDLQWFRGKSADHFCPLGPWIETELDPFHLQVMTRVNGETRQDGNTEQMIFDIPTVLEYVSAFMTLEPGDVVITGTPDGVGPLNRGDRVEVEVEGIGVLVTHIR
- a CDS encoding MliC family protein — encoded protein: MKAAPVFLSMVVLGSAALAGGGLPEKTSAWYRCEDGTRVQATYHNPPSRESFVNLRWKNKSVQLPLAISGSGSRYSDGKLEWWVAGNASTGWKEVGMLHRLNSRTGQMDVVIYQECKLL
- a CDS encoding aspartate aminotransferase family protein, whose protein sequence is MSVPSFVRTDEVLSERYTSARALEHEMAHGNTDLIRALTILGCVGPFKTVSPWEYQDPSGKRLINTGGYSAVPFGDGYPPLVQFMQNYLEHLHTIGLPQQSASTWRAALEHNLVKLLASQDASHADSKVFFSNSGAEANEAAIKFAKATRPKAKHILNFRRAYHGKTQMTMSLTPNPAIQKDFGPLEPNIHTHPYGDLDAVKSTIKKLGSDNVVAIILEPLQGEAGVILPPEGFLKGISDICQATGIILIVDEIQSGLGRVGSWFASIDGGMSPDIITLAKPLGGGMSAVGATLYRKWIFDKVLGGLDCKRHSNTFGGNSLAMAVGLKSLEILVDENLPERSARMGKIALDRLKGIQQKYPEFITEVRGKGMLMAMVFRDISKLGLIQANKDLAELVAEASGLLALRQFYQNGLILNLSLNSTRTLRMTPALTMPEDLFNEMLNRVEVTARRNPRASRLLVNTPPKTLMDLVKFAT